The Mycolicibacterium smegmatis genome has a window encoding:
- a CDS encoding aromatic ring-hydroxylating oxygenase subunit alpha, translating into MATKWPKPAEGSWTEHYPELGTGPISFRDSTSREFYALEREAIFKRAWLNISRVEETPDAGSYITRRVEAADASLLLVKGADGRIRAFHNVCRRRGHTVAAPDFRATELRNTGTEFACGHCGWRYGLDGSLIAAPDADRFTGFDATELGLAEVHCDVWAGFVFVNFDTTPRQSLREFLGPMVTGLDDYPFEKLTERYDWVAHNNSNWKIFADAFQEYYHVPSLHTQQVPPEVRDPNAGFTCGHFQIDGPHRLVSTAGTRRWLLAPEYMYPIERATQSGLVGPWRTPDIGKLPTGLNPGGIEPWGISNFQIFPNIEILIYGGWYLLYRYWPTSHNTHRYEAFTYFHPARTVRERIEHEVAAVVLKEFALQDAGMLGGTQAALEYDVIDDYPLNDQEILVRHLHKVAVDWVEAYQREPAPAGV; encoded by the coding sequence ATGGCGACCAAGTGGCCCAAACCGGCCGAAGGGTCCTGGACCGAGCACTATCCAGAACTGGGCACCGGACCGATCTCGTTCCGCGACTCCACCTCCCGCGAGTTCTACGCCTTGGAGCGCGAGGCGATCTTCAAGCGCGCCTGGCTCAACATCAGCCGCGTCGAGGAGACGCCCGACGCGGGCAGCTACATCACGCGCCGGGTCGAGGCCGCCGATGCGTCGCTGCTGCTGGTCAAGGGCGCCGACGGCCGGATCCGCGCGTTCCACAACGTCTGCAGGCGCCGCGGACACACCGTCGCCGCACCCGACTTCCGCGCGACCGAACTGCGCAACACCGGAACCGAATTCGCGTGCGGGCACTGTGGATGGCGTTACGGCCTCGACGGGTCGCTGATCGCCGCACCCGACGCCGACCGGTTCACCGGCTTCGACGCGACCGAGCTCGGTCTGGCAGAGGTGCACTGCGACGTGTGGGCCGGGTTCGTGTTCGTGAACTTCGACACCACCCCGCGCCAGAGCCTTCGGGAGTTCCTCGGTCCCATGGTGACCGGACTCGACGACTACCCCTTCGAGAAACTCACCGAACGCTACGACTGGGTCGCGCACAACAACAGCAACTGGAAGATCTTCGCCGACGCGTTCCAGGAGTATTACCACGTCCCGTCGCTGCACACCCAGCAGGTGCCACCCGAGGTCCGGGACCCCAACGCGGGCTTCACCTGTGGACATTTCCAGATCGACGGACCGCACCGCCTGGTGTCCACGGCGGGAACCCGTCGCTGGCTGCTCGCTCCTGAGTACATGTACCCGATCGAACGGGCCACCCAGAGCGGTCTCGTGGGTCCCTGGCGCACACCGGACATCGGGAAGCTGCCCACCGGGCTCAACCCGGGCGGTATCGAACCGTGGGGCATCAGCAACTTCCAGATTTTCCCGAACATCGAGATCCTGATCTACGGAGGCTGGTACCTGCTCTACCGGTACTGGCCGACGTCGCACAACACACACCGCTACGAGGCGTTCACCTATTTCCACCCGGCGCGCACCGTGCGCGAACGCATCGAGCACGAGGTGGCCGCGGTGGTCCTCAAGGAGTTCGCGCTGCAGGACGCCGGGATGCTGGGCGGCACCCAGGCCGCACTCGAATACGACGTCATCGACGACTACCCGCTCAACGACCAGGAGATCCTGGTGCGTCACCTGCACAAGGTCGCGGTCGACTGGGTCGAGGCGTACCAGCGCGAGCCCGCACCGGCGGGGGTGTGA
- a CDS encoding SDR family NAD(P)-dependent oxidoreductase, with product MNRVAVVTGGASGMGEATCHELGRRGHKVAVLDVDVDAAQRVTDHLRSEGVTAFAVGADVTDRAAVEEAFAKVRSELGAVGILVTSAGMFGYASFADITEQSWAQMIDVNLSGTFRCCQVALPDMVDAGWGRIVLISSSSAQRGTPFAAHYAASKGALLTLTKSLAREYAKHGITVNNIPPSGIETPMQHASQAAGYLPPNETIAANIPLGRLGAPADIAAAVGFLCSEEAGFITGQTLGVNGGSVM from the coding sequence ATGAACCGGGTGGCGGTGGTGACCGGTGGCGCGTCGGGCATGGGTGAGGCGACCTGCCACGAACTCGGCAGGCGCGGCCACAAGGTCGCGGTGCTCGACGTCGATGTCGATGCCGCACAACGCGTCACCGACCATCTCCGATCCGAGGGCGTGACCGCGTTCGCGGTAGGCGCCGATGTGACCGACCGTGCCGCGGTCGAGGAGGCATTCGCCAAGGTGCGCAGCGAGCTGGGCGCCGTCGGCATCCTGGTCACCAGCGCGGGCATGTTCGGCTACGCGTCGTTCGCCGACATCACCGAACAGTCGTGGGCACAGATGATCGACGTGAACCTCAGCGGCACGTTCCGGTGCTGTCAGGTCGCGCTGCCCGACATGGTGGACGCCGGCTGGGGCCGCATCGTGCTGATCTCGTCGTCCAGCGCGCAGCGCGGAACGCCCTTCGCCGCGCACTACGCGGCATCCAAGGGCGCGCTGTTGACGTTGACCAAATCCCTTGCGCGCGAATACGCCAAGCACGGCATCACGGTGAACAACATTCCACCGTCGGGTATCGAGACGCCCATGCAGCACGCATCGCAGGCCGCGGGGTACCTTCCGCCCAACGAAACCATCGCCGCCAACATCCCGCTCGGCAGGCTCGGCGCACCGGCCGACATCGCCGCGGCAGTGGGATTCCTGTGCTCGGAAGAGGCCGGCTTCATCACGGGGCAGACCCTCGGCGTCAACGGCGGCTCGGTCATGTGA